AGGACGAGGAGGGCGCGCGCAAGACCCGGGTGGTCGACGGCGCCTGCATCTTCCTCAACCGCGACGGCTTCGCCGGCGGGGCCGGCTGCGCCCTGCACCAGCTGGCCGGACGCCTCGGCACGGACTACGTCGAGGTCAAGCCGGACGTCTGCTGGCAGCTGCCGGTGCGCCGCACGTTCGAGCACGTGACCCGACCCGACGGCACCGAGGTGCTGCTCATCTCGATCGGCGAGTACGACCGCCGCGGCTGGGGCCCCGGCGGCCACGACCTCGACTGGTACTGCAGCGGCTCGCCGGACGCCCACGTGGGGACCGACCCGGTCTACGTCTCGGAGCGCTCGACGCTCGTGGCGCTCATGGGCCAGCCGGCCTACGACGTGCTCGCGGCCCACTGCGAGGCGCGGGTGGCCGCGCTCACCGCGGCCCGCTCGGTCGCCGCGCGCACCCGCACCCCCGAGGCGCGCGCCGCCGCGATGGCCCCGTTCGACCCGCACCCGGCCGACCCGGCCTGAGCCGCACCGGCGGGCCCGCCGGCCCGGACGGCGGTCGCCCCGGAGTCTGCGCCCGGCGCTAGCGTCGGCACGTGGCCGGACGCCGAGGCACCTCCCCGCGCGATCGCGCGGGCACGATCGCCGCAGCCCTGCCGGGCGCGGTCCTCACCCACCCCTTCGGCGACGACGTCGACGTCTACAAGGTGGGGATCGAGGGCGGTCCCGGGCGCCACGCCGGCGGCAAGATGTTCGCCCTGGTGTCGCGCGGCGACGAGCCCGGCCGGCTCACCCTCAAGGTGGAGCCGCACCGCGGCCGGGCCCTGGTGGCCGAGCACCCGGCCATCACCCCCGGCTACCACACCGACAAGCGGCACTGGGTCACCGTCACGCTCGACGGGTCGGTGCCCGAGGCGCTGGTCCGCGAGCTGGTCGAGGACTCCTACGACCTCGTGCTCGGCACGCTCACGGCCCGGGCCCGCTTCGCCGTCGACCCGGACCGCTTCCCGCTGCCGCCCGCCCGGCGCTGAGCCACGGGCCCGCCCCGGCTCTCCCCCGCCACCGGCACGGCGGCGCCACGGTGTCGGCCGCCGTCCGTAGGGTGCCCGCATGGCCAGGACGCGATCTCCCGTGTTCCGCTGCACGGAGTGCGGCTGGAGCTCGGCCAAGTGGGTCGGGCGGTGCGGCGAGTGCCAGGCCTGGGGCACCGTGGCCGAGCAGGGCGGCGCGGCACCGGCGTCGGGGCTGCGGGCCCGCACCTCGGGCGTGGCCCCCACCCGCAGCGCGCGCCCCGTCTCGCAGGTGGCCGAGGTCGAGGTCACCCGCTCGCCCACCGGGCTCGGCGAGTTCGACCGCGTGATCGGCGGCGGCCTGGTGCCCGGGCAGGTGGTGCTCGTCGCGGGCGAGCCCGGCGTCGGCAAGTCCACGCTGCTGCTCGAGGTGGCGCACCGCGTGGCCGAGGGCGCGGGCCGGCCGCGCGGCGCGAGCACCGTGCTGTACGTCTCCGGCGAGGAGTCGGTCGAGCAGATCGGCGTGCGGGCCCGGCGCATCGGGGCGGTGTCGCCGCACCTGCTGCTCGCCGACGAGAACGACCTCGCCACCCTGCTGGGCCACGTGGAGGAGCACGACCCCGCGCTGCTCGTGGTCGACTCCGTCCAGACCATCGCCTCGGCCGACGTCGACGGACGGGCCGGCGGCATGACCCAGGTCGTCGAGGTCACCCAGGTGCTCAGCCGCGTCGCCAAGTCGCGCCGCACGCCACTGCTCGTGGTGGGCCAGTCCACCAAGGAGTCCTCGATCGCCGGGCCGCGCGCGCTCGAGCACCTCGTCGACACCGTGCTCACCTTCGAGGGCGACCGGCACACCTCGCTGCGCCTGCTGCGCGCGGCGAAGAACCGCTACGGCCCGGCCGACGAGATCGTGTGCTTCGAGCAGTCCGACGACGGCCTGCGCGAGGTGCTCGACCCGTCCGACCTGTTCCGCGAGCACCGCGACCGGCCGGTGCCCGGCTCGTGCGTCACCGTCACCATGGAGGGACGCCGGGCCCTGCTGGCCGAGGTGCAGGCGCTGGTCACCACCGCCACCACGCCCACGCCCCGCCGCGGGGTCAGCGGCCTGGACTCCTCGCGGGTCGCCATGCTCGTCGCGGTG
This window of the Frankiales bacterium genome carries:
- a CDS encoding MmcQ/YjbR family DNA-binding protein codes for the protein MAAALPGAVLTHPFGDDVDVYKVGIEGGPGRHAGGKMFALVSRGDEPGRLTLKVEPHRGRALVAEHPAITPGYHTDKRHWVTVTLDGSVPEALVRELVEDSYDLVLGTLTARARFAVDPDRFPLPPARR
- the radA gene encoding DNA repair protein RadA, with product MARTRSPVFRCTECGWSSAKWVGRCGECQAWGTVAEQGGAAPASGLRARTSGVAPTRSARPVSQVAEVEVTRSPTGLGEFDRVIGGGLVPGQVVLVAGEPGVGKSTLLLEVAHRVAEGAGRPRGASTVLYVSGEESVEQIGVRARRIGAVSPHLLLADENDLATLLGHVEEHDPALLVVDSVQTIASADVDGRAGGMTQVVEVTQVLSRVAKSRRTPLLVVGQSTKESSIAGPRALEHLVDTVLTFEGDRHTSLRLLRAAKNRYGPADEIVCFEQSDDGLREVLDPSDLFREHRDRPVPGSCVTVTMEGRRALLAEVQALVTTATTPTPRRGVSGLDSSRVAMLVAVTERSLRGRLGDRDVFVATVGGARLSDPACDLAVCLALASSASPRAIGTDVLALGEVALSGDVRPVPFLAQRVAEAARLGYRRLLVPRGTTELVARAARRGPGTDSSGRGDGSPALTEVAHLDDVMALLPRISVPVPG